One Burkholderia vietnamiensis LMG 10929 genomic window carries:
- a CDS encoding MFS transporter yields METSALPLAGSPADARAAAHKRRLIAAAAVGNALEFYDFTVYSFFAILIGKLFFPVHSSFGQLMLAVASFGVGFVTRPLGGLVIGMYADRAGRKNAMIVTLLLMALGTATIAVAPTFAQIGIAAPLLLVLARLLQGFASGGEVGASTTLLLEQAPQHRRGYYASFQFSSQGLAALAGALTGVALTSTLTAAQLESWGWRVPFVIGTLFVPLGYWLRRTVDEVPAAAPATHAAQPAVASLPLADVLRHHGKAVFAGLGVTIGGTSIHYIIVFYMAIYGVQVLHLPTWLSMTAGCVAGAILMLVTPIGGYLSDVYGRNRIVWWTRIALMVAIYPAFIALNRWPGAASLLSIIAALSIVHAINIGATGAMLGELFPRAVRATGGALVYSVGVAIFGGFAQFFVTWLIAATGNPNAPAWYAIGCGTLTLLAIRCMDEKAGKSLD; encoded by the coding sequence ATGGAAACGTCCGCCCTTCCGCTCGCCGGCTCGCCGGCCGATGCGCGCGCCGCCGCGCACAAGCGCCGCCTGATCGCGGCCGCCGCCGTCGGCAATGCGCTGGAGTTCTACGACTTCACGGTCTACAGCTTCTTCGCGATCCTGATCGGCAAGCTGTTCTTTCCGGTGCATTCGTCGTTCGGGCAGTTGATGCTGGCCGTCGCGAGCTTCGGTGTCGGCTTCGTCACGCGGCCGCTCGGCGGCCTCGTGATCGGCATGTACGCCGATCGCGCCGGCCGCAAGAACGCGATGATCGTCACGCTGCTGCTGATGGCGCTCGGCACCGCGACGATCGCGGTCGCGCCGACCTTCGCGCAGATCGGCATCGCCGCGCCGCTGTTGCTGGTGCTCGCGCGCCTGCTGCAAGGGTTCGCATCGGGCGGCGAAGTCGGCGCGTCGACGACGCTGCTGCTCGAGCAGGCGCCGCAGCATCGCCGCGGCTACTACGCGTCGTTCCAGTTCTCGAGCCAGGGGCTCGCCGCGCTGGCCGGTGCGCTCACCGGCGTCGCGCTGACCTCGACGCTCACTGCCGCGCAGCTCGAAAGCTGGGGCTGGCGCGTGCCGTTCGTCATCGGCACGCTGTTCGTGCCGCTCGGCTACTGGCTGCGCCGCACCGTCGACGAAGTGCCGGCCGCCGCGCCTGCAACGCACGCCGCGCAACCCGCGGTCGCATCGCTGCCGCTCGCCGACGTGCTGCGTCATCACGGCAAGGCCGTGTTCGCGGGGCTCGGCGTGACGATCGGCGGCACGTCGATCCACTACATCATCGTGTTCTACATGGCGATCTACGGCGTGCAGGTGCTGCACCTGCCGACGTGGCTGTCGATGACGGCCGGTTGCGTCGCCGGCGCGATCCTGATGCTGGTCACGCCGATCGGCGGCTATCTGTCGGACGTCTACGGGCGCAACCGGATCGTCTGGTGGACGCGCATCGCGCTGATGGTCGCGATCTATCCGGCGTTCATCGCGTTGAATCGCTGGCCGGGCGCCGCGTCGCTGCTGTCGATCATCGCCGCGCTGTCGATCGTGCACGCGATCAACATCGGCGCGACCGGCGCGATGCTCGGCGAGCTGTTTCCGCGTGCGGTGCGCGCGACCGGCGGCGCGCTGGTGTACAGCGTGGGCGTCGCGATCTTCGGCGGCTTCGCGCAGTTCTTCGTCACGTGGCTGATCGCGGCGACCGGCAATCCGAACGCGCCCGCGTGGTATGCGATCGGATGCGGCACGCTGACGCTGCTCGCGATCCGCTGCATGGACGAGAAGGCCGGCAAATCCCTCGATTGA
- a CDS encoding LysR substrate-binding domain-containing protein, whose amino-acid sequence MKYHQLKAFVTVADEGSIRAAARRLNVSPAALTKAVKELEIALGVSLVVRTARGVQLTAFGQQLQVRARLIVAEMQRARDDIEQAQGAMTGSVAAAITPAAAVTILPDAFRAFRRRFPVARVNLIEGFPGVALPRLHDGSLDFAVAVVVPELLAAEFDHAELYASRSLIVARKEHPLASATSLAELVDADWLMNPSPESSTQVLFNSFVAYGLPLPQRIVECPSFGLAHSLMTGCDLLASMPEQLLQGEWARDRLTVLPIRERLPAVSVQVVTRRDSPLTPAAAMLLDCLRDSARRKGLR is encoded by the coding sequence ATGAAATACCATCAACTCAAAGCATTCGTCACCGTTGCGGACGAAGGGAGCATCCGCGCGGCCGCGCGGCGCCTGAACGTGTCGCCGGCAGCGCTGACGAAGGCGGTCAAGGAGCTGGAAATCGCGCTCGGCGTGTCGCTCGTCGTGCGTACCGCGCGCGGCGTGCAGCTGACCGCGTTCGGTCAGCAACTGCAGGTGCGCGCACGGCTGATCGTCGCCGAGATGCAGCGGGCGCGCGACGACATCGAGCAGGCGCAGGGCGCGATGACCGGCTCGGTCGCCGCGGCGATCACGCCGGCCGCCGCGGTGACGATCCTGCCCGATGCGTTCCGCGCGTTTCGGCGGCGCTTTCCGGTCGCGCGCGTCAACCTGATCGAAGGCTTTCCGGGCGTCGCGCTGCCGCGGCTGCACGACGGCTCGCTCGATTTCGCGGTGGCCGTCGTCGTGCCCGAACTGCTCGCGGCGGAATTCGATCACGCGGAACTCTACGCGAGCCGCTCGCTGATCGTCGCGCGCAAAGAGCATCCGCTCGCGTCGGCCACGTCGCTCGCCGAGCTCGTCGATGCCGACTGGTTGATGAATCCGTCGCCGGAAAGCTCGACCCAGGTGCTGTTCAATTCGTTCGTCGCGTATGGGTTGCCGCTGCCGCAGCGGATCGTCGAATGTCCGAGCTTCGGGCTCGCGCACAGCCTGATGACCGGCTGCGATCTGCTCGCGTCGATGCCCGAGCAATTGCTGCAAGGCGAATGGGCGCGCGACCGGCTCACGGTGCTGCCGATTCGCGAGCGGCTGCCGGCCGTGTCGGTTCAGGTCGTCACGCGCCGCGACAGCCCGCTCACGCCGGCCGCCGCGATGCTGCTCGACTGCCTGCGCGATTCCGCGCGTCGCAAGGGGCTGCGATGA
- a CDS encoding pyrimidine/purine nucleoside phosphorylase, with protein MTSATQFDNVSVVKRANVYFDGKCVSHTVLFPDGTRKTLGVILPCALNFGTDAPELMEVQAGKCRVKLAGSNEWQTYGAGESFSVPGNSRFDIEVLDTLDYVCSYL; from the coding sequence ATGACCAGTGCAACCCAATTCGACAACGTATCGGTCGTCAAGCGCGCGAACGTCTATTTCGACGGCAAGTGCGTGTCGCATACCGTGCTCTTCCCGGACGGCACGCGCAAGACGCTCGGCGTGATCCTGCCGTGCGCGCTCAACTTCGGCACGGACGCGCCCGAATTGATGGAAGTGCAGGCCGGCAAGTGCCGCGTGAAGCTCGCGGGCAGCAACGAATGGCAAACCTACGGCGCCGGCGAATCGTTCTCGGTGCCGGGCAACAGCCGCTTCGACATCGAGGTGCTCGACACGCTCGACTACGTCTGCAGCTACCTGTAA
- a CDS encoding chloride channel protein gives MNAPHKRDFSTNERLPRIALLAAVIGLLSTLAAFVLLSLIHLFTNLFFFQQFSFADRSPAANALGAWVIVVPVIGGLIVGLMARFGSEKIRGHGIPEAIEAILFGKSRMSPKVAVLKPLSSGVVIGSGGPFGAEGPIIMTGGALGSLIAQCVHVTAAERKTLLVAGAAAGMTAVFGTPVAAVLLAVELLLFEWRPRSFLPVALACAVAGFARALFFGVEPLFALTTASPTPVALLSCIAAGLLSGMLACGLSAALYRVEDGFAKLPVHWMWWPALGAVVIGIGGWLEPRALGVGYDVIGDLLHQHIALKIALALLIVKAVMWVIALGSGTSGGVLAPLLMLGAGLGTVLSPVLPGGDPALWPLVCMAATLGATLGAPLTAIVFAFGLTHDANALLPLLAATLVAHGFATVVMKRSIMTEKIARRGYHIYREYGVDPLERHDVAEVMTPAEALVAVDGATMLDAVDAQYFGAKQTHRAYPVVQNGRLLGVVDRATLDAHRAQAGPGATLASVFAERAPAVAQAHETCRVVASRLAMLGLERLPVVDDPQSLRIVGIVSRSDLIKPALQHFDDEHKRERFRPVVPVNLRNARARNAG, from the coding sequence ATGAACGCACCGCACAAACGCGATTTCTCGACCAACGAGCGCCTGCCCAGGATCGCGCTGCTGGCAGCCGTGATCGGCCTGCTCAGCACGCTGGCCGCATTCGTGCTGTTGAGCCTGATCCATCTGTTCACGAACCTGTTCTTCTTCCAGCAGTTTTCGTTTGCGGATCGTTCGCCGGCCGCCAACGCGCTCGGCGCGTGGGTGATCGTGGTGCCGGTGATCGGCGGGCTGATCGTCGGGTTGATGGCGCGCTTCGGCTCCGAGAAGATCCGCGGCCACGGCATTCCGGAAGCCATCGAGGCGATCCTGTTCGGCAAGAGCCGCATGTCGCCGAAGGTGGCGGTGCTCAAGCCGCTGTCGTCGGGTGTCGTGATCGGCAGCGGCGGTCCGTTCGGCGCCGAAGGCCCGATCATCATGACGGGCGGTGCGCTCGGCTCGCTGATCGCGCAATGCGTGCACGTGACGGCCGCCGAGCGCAAGACGCTGCTCGTGGCCGGCGCGGCGGCCGGCATGACCGCCGTGTTCGGCACGCCGGTCGCGGCCGTGCTGCTCGCGGTCGAGCTGCTGCTGTTCGAATGGCGCCCGCGCAGTTTCCTGCCGGTCGCGCTCGCGTGCGCCGTGGCCGGCTTCGCGCGCGCCCTGTTCTTCGGCGTCGAGCCGCTGTTTGCGCTGACCACCGCGTCGCCGACGCCCGTCGCGCTGCTGTCGTGCATCGCCGCCGGCTTGCTGTCGGGGATGCTCGCGTGCGGGCTGTCCGCTGCGCTGTACCGCGTCGAAGACGGCTTCGCGAAACTGCCGGTCCACTGGATGTGGTGGCCGGCGCTGGGCGCGGTGGTGATCGGCATCGGCGGCTGGCTCGAGCCGCGCGCGCTCGGCGTCGGCTACGACGTGATCGGCGATCTGCTGCACCAGCACATCGCGCTGAAGATCGCACTCGCGCTGTTGATCGTGAAGGCCGTGATGTGGGTGATCGCGCTCGGCTCCGGCACCTCGGGCGGCGTGCTCGCGCCGCTGCTGATGCTCGGCGCGGGGCTCGGCACCGTGTTGTCGCCGGTGTTGCCCGGCGGCGATCCGGCGCTGTGGCCGCTGGTGTGCATGGCCGCGACGCTCGGCGCCACGCTCGGCGCGCCGTTGACGGCGATCGTGTTCGCGTTCGGCCTCACGCACGACGCGAACGCGCTGCTGCCGCTGCTCGCGGCAACGCTCGTCGCGCACGGCTTCGCGACCGTCGTGATGAAGCGCTCGATCATGACGGAGAAGATCGCGCGCCGCGGTTATCACATCTATCGCGAATACGGCGTCGATCCGCTCGAGCGGCACGACGTGGCCGAAGTGATGACGCCGGCCGAGGCGCTCGTCGCGGTCGACGGCGCCACGATGCTCGACGCCGTCGACGCGCAGTACTTCGGCGCGAAGCAGACGCATCGCGCGTACCCCGTCGTGCAGAACGGCCGTCTGCTCGGCGTCGTCGATCGTGCAACGCTCGACGCGCATCGCGCGCAAGCCGGCCCCGGCGCCACGCTCGCCAGCGTATTCGCCGAGCGTGCGCCGGCGGTCGCGCAGGCGCACGAGACGTGCCGCGTGGTCGCGTCGAGGCTCGCGATGCTCGGGCTCGAACGGCTGCCGGTCGTCGACGATCCGCAGTCGCTGCGCATCGTCGGCATCGTGTCGCGCAGCGACCTGATCAAACCCGCGCTCCAGCACTTCGACGACGAGCACAAGCGCGAGCGGTTCCGTCCCGTCGTACCGGTCAACCTGCGCAACGCCCGCGCACGCAACGCCGGCTGA
- a CDS encoding MarR family winged helix-turn-helix transcriptional regulator codes for MTDTRRALTKSDFQQLSEFRYQMRRFERFSERAAQSEGVTPLQYLLLLHIKGYPHREWATIGELAERLQAQHHGVVALVTRCEALGLVRRKTSEADRRQVEVHLEEAGETLLARLAAMHRAELKSLKGTFQVPQIDF; via the coding sequence ATGACCGATACCCGACGCGCCCTGACCAAAAGCGATTTCCAGCAACTGTCCGAGTTCCGCTACCAGATGCGCCGCTTCGAACGCTTCTCCGAACGCGCCGCCCAAAGCGAAGGCGTGACGCCGCTGCAATACCTGCTGCTGCTGCACATCAAGGGCTATCCGCATCGCGAATGGGCGACCATCGGCGAACTCGCGGAGCGCCTGCAGGCGCAGCATCACGGCGTCGTCGCGCTGGTGACGCGGTGCGAGGCGCTGGGGCTCGTGCGGCGCAAGACGAGCGAAGCCGACCGCCGCCAGGTCGAGGTACACCTCGAAGAAGCGGGCGAGACGCTGCTCGCGCGCCTCGCGGCGATGCATCGTGCCGAGCTCAAATCGCTCAAGGGCACGTTCCAGGTCCCGCAGATCGATTTCTGA
- a CDS encoding HPP family protein, with amino-acid sequence MSSGPTPSPRRTLRQWLHSFIPHPMTLGWRERMRSCTGALVGIATVGVTMRLLPGVPGLVPLLVAPMGASAVLLFAVPASPLAQPWSIVGGNLVAATVGVACAQWITDPITAAAVAVALAIGGMFALRCVHPPSGAVALTAVLGGPAIHALGFGFVVVPIALQSAILLSAALVYHALTGHRYPHGGVRPDAQSQAGGAAPRGGFTRADLDAVLKRRGEWLDVDPDDLETLLRETEMQAYTRTFGELRCADLMTKHAIEVSPSTSVTAALTLLDRHRVKALPVVDGEARLIGIVTRADLTRPWRRPPPLWQRLSARLSQSFGGQPASIASVMTRDVACVPQTMPITALVPLFTHSGHHHIPVVDASRRLVGIITQTDLVTGLYQQTRMREAA; translated from the coding sequence ATGTCGTCTGGCCCCACTCCGTCGCCGCGCCGCACGCTGCGCCAATGGCTGCACAGCTTCATTCCCCATCCGATGACGCTCGGTTGGCGCGAGCGCATGCGTTCGTGCACGGGCGCGCTCGTCGGCATCGCGACGGTCGGCGTGACGATGCGGCTGCTGCCCGGCGTACCGGGGCTCGTGCCGCTGCTGGTCGCGCCGATGGGCGCGTCGGCCGTGCTGCTGTTCGCCGTGCCTGCCAGCCCGCTTGCGCAGCCGTGGTCGATCGTCGGCGGCAATCTCGTCGCGGCGACGGTCGGCGTCGCCTGCGCGCAGTGGATCACCGATCCGATCACGGCGGCCGCGGTCGCCGTCGCGCTGGCGATCGGCGGCATGTTCGCGCTGCGCTGCGTGCATCCGCCGTCCGGCGCGGTCGCGCTGACGGCCGTGCTCGGCGGCCCGGCTATCCACGCGCTCGGCTTCGGCTTCGTGGTCGTGCCCATCGCGCTGCAATCGGCCATTCTGCTGTCGGCGGCGCTCGTCTATCACGCGCTCACCGGCCATCGCTACCCGCACGGCGGCGTGCGCCCCGACGCGCAATCGCAAGCCGGCGGCGCCGCGCCGCGCGGCGGCTTCACGCGCGCCGATCTCGATGCAGTGCTGAAGCGCCGCGGCGAATGGCTCGACGTCGATCCGGACGACCTCGAAACGCTGCTGCGCGAAACCGAAATGCAGGCGTATACGCGCACGTTCGGCGAGCTGCGCTGCGCGGACCTGATGACGAAGCACGCAATCGAAGTCTCGCCGTCCACGTCGGTGACCGCCGCGCTGACGCTGCTCGATCGCCATCGCGTGAAAGCGCTGCCGGTGGTCGACGGCGAGGCCCGATTGATCGGCATCGTCACGCGCGCCGACCTCACGCGCCCGTGGCGCCGGCCGCCGCCGCTGTGGCAGCGGCTGTCCGCGCGGCTGTCGCAATCGTTCGGCGGCCAGCCGGCGAGCATCGCGTCGGTGATGACGCGCGACGTCGCATGCGTGCCGCAGACCATGCCGATCACCGCGCTGGTGCCGCTGTTCACGCATTCGGGCCATCACCACATTCCGGTCGTCGACGCGTCGCGCCGGCTGGTCGGGATCATTACGCAGACGGACCTCGTCACGGGCCTGTACCAGCAAACCCGCATGCGAGAAGCCGCGTAA
- a CDS encoding LysR family transcriptional regulator yields MDMLENMRLFVRVVEAGSFTAVAKEIDATTAQVSRAVSNLEAHVQTRLLHRTTRHLGLTESGERYFERAKSILAEFDYANAEARNALLRPSGKMRIHAMTGLGQSHVVSSIVRYQEDNPDVSVELTLAQRMPNLVEEGYDVSIVTASQLPDSGYVAQTCGTSCSVLVASREYLARHGTPQTPDDLPNHVCLRLDTPASPASEWRLERSDGEETVYELQPAPFQVNVPDALCVAVRASRGIACVALYTVLDDIREGRLIRVLPEYRLQTVSVYAVYATRRYLDAKIRTFLDHLRTTLTPALENDLRELDRLTLAQMPAARQSA; encoded by the coding sequence ATGGACATGCTCGAAAACATGCGCCTGTTCGTGCGCGTCGTCGAAGCCGGCAGTTTCACCGCGGTCGCGAAAGAAATCGATGCGACCACCGCGCAGGTGTCGCGCGCGGTTTCGAACCTCGAAGCGCACGTGCAGACGCGTCTGCTGCATCGCACGACGCGCCATCTCGGCCTCACCGAAAGCGGCGAGCGCTACTTCGAGCGTGCGAAGTCGATCCTGGCCGAGTTCGACTATGCGAATGCCGAAGCGCGCAACGCGCTGCTGCGGCCAAGCGGCAAGATGCGCATTCACGCGATGACGGGGCTCGGGCAGAGTCACGTCGTGTCGTCGATCGTGCGCTATCAGGAGGACAACCCGGACGTGTCGGTCGAGCTGACGCTCGCGCAGAGGATGCCGAACCTCGTCGAGGAAGGCTACGACGTGTCGATCGTGACGGCGTCGCAGCTGCCCGACTCCGGCTACGTCGCGCAAACCTGCGGCACCAGCTGCAGCGTGCTGGTCGCGTCGCGCGAGTATCTGGCGCGTCACGGCACGCCGCAGACGCCCGACGACCTGCCGAACCACGTCTGCCTGCGCCTCGATACGCCCGCGTCGCCGGCAAGCGAGTGGCGGCTCGAGCGCAGCGACGGCGAGGAGACGGTCTACGAGCTGCAGCCCGCGCCGTTCCAGGTCAACGTGCCGGACGCGCTGTGCGTGGCCGTGCGCGCGTCGCGTGGGATCGCCTGCGTGGCGCTGTACACGGTGCTCGACGACATTCGGGAAGGGCGGCTGATCCGCGTGCTGCCGGAATACCGGCTGCAGACGGTGAGCGTCTACGCGGTGTATGCGACACGCCGCTATCTCGACGCGAAGATCCGCACGTTCCTCGACCATCTGCGCACGACGCTCACGCCGGCGCTGGAGAACGACCTGCGCGAACTCGACCGGCTCACGCTCGCGCAGATGCCGGCTGCCCGCCAGAGCGCGTGA
- a CDS encoding LysR substrate-binding domain-containing protein, with protein sequence MIELNQLRCFVAVAEELHFGRAARRLFITQPPLSRQIQLLEHALGIALLERSSRQVRLTAAGERFLRDARHILEFSARAEQAAQRVAHGREGRITLGFTAVSAYRMIPVLLAHAARALPDVDVELREMVSTVQIDALASRMLDAGFVRQRAARHPLEYRLVQREPMLVAVAQGSPLAAHERIGPDELDRQPFIAYSPNEGKYFHDMISGMFAGAGRLPNYLHYVGQTHTILGLVRAGLGAALVPASARELHVDGVVFRPVAGVDVAAELYLAWRADNDNPALPVFNAMVGQFLTEGAADGL encoded by the coding sequence ATGATTGAACTGAACCAGCTTCGCTGCTTCGTCGCGGTGGCCGAGGAGCTGCATTTCGGCCGCGCGGCCCGGCGGCTCTTCATCACGCAACCGCCGCTCAGCCGGCAGATCCAGCTGCTCGAACACGCGCTGGGCATCGCGCTGCTCGAACGCAGCAGCCGGCAGGTGAGGCTCACGGCAGCCGGCGAGCGCTTTCTGCGCGACGCCCGCCACATCCTCGAATTTTCCGCGCGGGCCGAACAGGCCGCGCAGCGCGTCGCGCACGGCCGTGAGGGGCGGATCACGCTCGGCTTCACGGCCGTCAGTGCATACCGGATGATTCCGGTGCTGCTCGCGCACGCCGCCCGCGCGCTACCGGACGTCGATGTCGAGCTGCGCGAAATGGTGTCGACCGTGCAGATCGACGCGCTCGCGTCGCGCATGCTCGATGCGGGTTTCGTGCGCCAGCGCGCCGCGCGTCATCCGCTCGAATACCGGCTCGTGCAGCGCGAGCCGATGCTCGTCGCGGTGGCGCAGGGCTCGCCGCTTGCCGCGCATGAGCGGATCGGCCCGGACGAACTCGACCGCCAGCCGTTCATCGCCTACTCGCCGAACGAAGGGAAGTACTTCCACGACATGATTTCGGGGATGTTCGCCGGTGCCGGACGCCTGCCGAACTACCTGCATTACGTCGGGCAGACGCACACGATACTCGGCCTGGTGCGCGCCGGGCTCGGCGCGGCGCTCGTGCCGGCGTCGGCGCGCGAGCTGCACGTCGACGGGGTCGTGTTCCGGCCGGTGGCCGGCGTCGACGTGGCGGCGGAGCTGTATCTCGCGTGGCGCGCGGACAACGACAATCCGGCGCTGCCGGTGTTCAACGCGATGGTCGGGCAGTTCCTGACCGAAGGCGCGGCCGACGGCCTCTAG
- a CDS encoding calcium:proton antiporter produces MPISSNQLPRWTLWAPLAAWLVLALSRAVPAEGLVIAVFAAALAGAVFAAVHHAEVVAHRVGEPFGTLVLAVAVTVIEVALIVSVMLGAGPEKSGLARDTVFAAVMIICNGIVGLCLLVGAWKHGEQDFQGRGASKALAVLASLSVLSLVMPNYLNAAPGPQFSNSQLAFAGVSSLVLYGVFVFVQTVRHRDYFLASHDSANESIHATPPSARTAAVSMLLLFASLVAVVLLAKLLSPAVEHAVMKLGAPEAAVGIVIAALVLLPEGLAAVTAARANRLQTSMNLALGSALASIGLTIPTVAAVFIWVGHPLTLGIGPMETVLLALTLLVSTLTLSQGRTTVLHGVVHLSLFAAYLFLSVTH; encoded by the coding sequence ATGCCGATTTCGTCCAATCAGCTGCCGCGCTGGACCCTCTGGGCTCCGCTCGCCGCATGGCTCGTCCTCGCGCTGTCGCGCGCCGTGCCGGCCGAAGGCCTCGTCATCGCGGTGTTCGCGGCCGCGCTCGCCGGCGCCGTGTTCGCCGCGGTCCATCACGCCGAAGTCGTCGCGCACCGCGTCGGCGAGCCGTTCGGCACGCTCGTGCTCGCGGTCGCCGTGACCGTCATCGAAGTCGCGCTGATCGTGTCGGTGATGCTCGGCGCCGGCCCGGAAAAGTCGGGCCTCGCGCGCGACACCGTGTTCGCCGCCGTGATGATCATCTGCAACGGCATCGTCGGGCTGTGCCTGCTGGTCGGTGCGTGGAAGCACGGCGAGCAGGATTTCCAGGGCCGCGGCGCGAGCAAGGCGCTGGCGGTGCTCGCCTCTCTGTCGGTCCTGTCGCTCGTGATGCCGAACTACCTGAACGCGGCGCCCGGCCCGCAGTTCTCGAATTCGCAGCTCGCGTTCGCGGGCGTGTCGTCGCTCGTGCTGTACGGCGTGTTCGTGTTCGTGCAGACGGTTCGCCATCGCGACTACTTTCTCGCCAGTCACGACAGTGCGAACGAATCGATCCACGCGACGCCGCCCAGCGCACGCACCGCGGCAGTCAGCATGCTGCTGCTGTTCGCGAGCCTCGTCGCCGTGGTGCTGCTCGCGAAGCTGCTGTCGCCCGCCGTCGAGCACGCGGTGATGAAGCTCGGCGCGCCGGAGGCCGCCGTGGGCATCGTGATCGCCGCGCTCGTGCTGTTGCCCGAAGGGCTCGCGGCCGTCACCGCCGCGCGGGCAAACCGGCTCCAGACCAGCATGAACCTCGCGCTCGGCTCGGCGCTCGCCAGCATCGGGCTGACGATTCCGACCGTCGCCGCCGTGTTCATCTGGGTCGGACATCCGCTCACGCTCGGCATCGGCCCGATGGAAACCGTGCTGCTGGCGCTCACGCTGCTCGTCAGCACGCTCACGCTGAGCCAGGGACGCACGACCGTCCTGCACGGCGTCGTGCATCTGTCGCTGTTCGCCGCGTACCTGTTCCTGTCGGTCACGCACTGA
- a CDS encoding 3-hydroxyacyl-CoA dehydrogenase, which yields MAVSSAHSVNSGALAPSALVGVIGAGAMGAGIAQVAAAAGHSVLLYDLDEAACDKALAGIRAQFARLAEKGRLEPAQADAAGSRIRAVRALAEFAGAALIVEAAAERLDVKREIFATLERHVDERCVLATNTSSISITSIAAGLRAPQRVAGLHFFNPAPLMALVEVVSGLATAAEVAQLLYDTAAAWGKRPVMAKSTPGFIVNRVARPYYAEVLRVLNEQGGTPASIDAVMRDAGGFRMGPFELMDLIGHDVNFAVTESVFRAYFNDPRYTPSLIQQELVNAGFLGRKSGRGFYSYAPDAPPPAPEFEAPCAAPADVVLFEQEGPAVALHARFAERIPNARQNGAHADELIAVAGRASIALTDGRTATLRAAQTGVADLVLVDLARDYARAGLVALTRALQCSDAAYADAVGLFQQAGFRVVGVGDVPGMVAMRTVAMLANEAADTVNQGVCSPADLDLAMEKGVNYPCGPLAWADAIGIGRVHRVLSHLAASYGEDRYRVSPRIAALHAAGRTFR from the coding sequence ATGGCTGTTTCTTCTGCACATTCGGTGAACTCGGGCGCGCTGGCGCCATCGGCGCTCGTCGGCGTGATCGGCGCAGGTGCGATGGGCGCGGGCATCGCGCAGGTCGCGGCGGCGGCCGGTCATAGCGTGCTGCTGTACGACCTCGACGAGGCCGCGTGCGACAAGGCGCTCGCCGGCATTCGTGCGCAGTTCGCGAGGCTTGCGGAGAAAGGCCGCCTCGAGCCGGCGCAGGCGGACGCAGCCGGCAGCCGCATCCGCGCCGTGCGCGCGCTGGCCGAGTTCGCCGGCGCCGCGCTGATCGTCGAGGCGGCGGCCGAGCGGCTCGACGTGAAGCGCGAGATCTTCGCGACGCTCGAACGCCATGTCGACGAGCGCTGCGTGCTCGCCACCAACACGTCGTCGATCTCGATCACGTCGATCGCAGCCGGCCTGCGCGCGCCACAGCGCGTGGCCGGCCTGCACTTCTTCAATCCGGCGCCGTTGATGGCACTCGTCGAGGTGGTCAGCGGGCTCGCGACGGCCGCGGAGGTCGCACAGCTGCTGTACGACACGGCCGCCGCGTGGGGCAAGCGGCCGGTGATGGCGAAATCGACGCCGGGATTCATCGTGAACCGCGTCGCGCGCCCGTATTACGCGGAGGTGCTGCGCGTGCTGAACGAGCAGGGCGGCACGCCGGCGTCGATCGACGCCGTGATGCGCGACGCCGGCGGCTTCCGGATGGGGCCGTTCGAGCTGATGGACCTGATCGGTCACGACGTGAACTTCGCGGTGACCGAGTCGGTGTTCCGTGCGTACTTCAACGATCCGCGCTACACGCCGTCGTTGATTCAGCAGGAACTCGTGAACGCCGGCTTTCTCGGCCGCAAGTCGGGGCGCGGCTTCTACTCGTACGCGCCCGACGCGCCGCCGCCGGCGCCCGAGTTCGAAGCGCCTTGCGCCGCACCGGCCGACGTCGTGCTGTTCGAGCAGGAAGGCCCGGCTGTGGCGCTCCACGCGCGCTTTGCCGAGCGCATCCCGAACGCGCGGCAGAACGGCGCACACGCCGACGAGCTGATCGCGGTGGCCGGCCGCGCGTCGATCGCGCTGACCGACGGCCGTACCGCGACGCTGCGCGCCGCGCAAACCGGCGTGGCCGATCTGGTGCTTGTCGATCTTGCGCGCGACTACGCTCGGGCCGGCCTGGTCGCGCTCACGCGCGCGCTCCAGTGCAGCGACGCCGCTTACGCCGATGCGGTCGGCCTGTTCCAGCAGGCGGGGTTCCGCGTCGTGGGCGTCGGCGACGTGCCCGGCATGGTCGCGATGCGCACCGTCGCGATGCTCGCGAACGAGGCGGCCGACACCGTCAATCAGGGCGTGTGCTCGCCCGCCGATCTCGATCTCGCCATGGAAAAGGGCGTGAACTACCCATGCGGCCCGCTCGCGTGGGCCGATGCGATCGGCATCGGCCGCGTGCATCGCGTGCTGTCCCATCTCGCGGCGAGCTACGGCGAGGACCGCTATCGCGTGTCGCCGCGCATCGCCGCCCTGCACGCGGCCGGCCGCACGTTCCGTTAG